In Eschrichtius robustus isolate mEscRob2 chromosome 2, mEscRob2.pri, whole genome shotgun sequence, a single window of DNA contains:
- the SH3GL1 gene encoding endophilin-A2 isoform X1: MSVAGLKKQFYKASQLVSEKVGGAEGTKLDDDFKEMEKKVDVTSKAVTEVLARTIEYLQPNPASRAKLTMLNTVSKIRGQVKNPGYPQSEGLLGECMIRHGKELGGESNFGDALLDAGESMKRLAEVKDSLDIEVKQNFIDPLQNLCDKDLKEIQHHLKKLEGRRLDFDYKKKRQGKIPDEELRQAMEKFEESKEVAETSMHNLLETDIEQVSQLSALVDAQLDYHRQAVQILDELADKLKRRMREASSRPKREYKPKPREPLDLGEPEQSNGGFPCATAPKITASSSFRSSDKPTRTPSSRSMRAGDSLDLPPPPAPLDQPSCKALYDFEPENDGELGFHEGDIITLTNQIDENWYEGMLHGQSGFFPLSYVEVLVPLPQ; the protein is encoded by the exons AAGGTGGACGTTACCAGCAAGGCTGTGACAGAAGTGTTGGCCAGAACCATCGAGTATCTGCAGCCCAACCCAG CCTCGCGGGCCAAGCTGACAATGCTCAACACGGTGTCCAAGATCCGAGGGCAGGTGAAGAACCCTGGCTACCCGCAGTCGGAGGGCCTGCTGGGCGAGTGCATGATCCGCCATGGGAAGGAGCTGGGCGGCGAATCCAACTTCG GCGACGCCCTGCTGGATGCCGGGGAGTCCATGAAGCGCCTGGCTGAGGTGAAGGACTCCCTGGACATAGAGGTGAAGCAGAACTTCATCGATCCCCTCCAGAACCTGTGTGACAAGGACCTGAAGGAGATCCAG CACCACCTGAAGAAGCTGGAGGGCCGCCGCCTGGACTTTGATTACAAGAAGAAGCGGCAGGGCAAGATCCCCGATGAGGAGCTGCGCCAGGCCATGGAGAAGTTTGAGGAGTCCAAGGAGGTGGCCGAGACCAGCATGCACAACCTCCTGGAGACCGAC ATCGAGCAGGTGAGCCAGCTCTCCGCCCTGGTGGATGCCCAACTGGACTACCACCGGCAGGCCGTGCAGATCCTGGACGAGCTAGCTGACAAGCTCAAGCGAAG GATGCGGGAAGCCTCTTCGCGCCCCAAGCGGGAGTATAAGCCCAAGCCCCGGGAGCCCTTGGACCTCGGAGAGCCTGAGCAGTCCAACGGGGGCTTCCCCTGCGCCACGGCCCCCAAGATCACAG CTTCGTCATCTTTTCGATCTTCCGACAAGCCCACCCGGACCCCCAGCAGCAGGAGCATGC GGGCAGGTGACAGCCTGGAccttcccccgcccccagcgCCCCTGGACCAGCCGAGCTGCAAGGCCCTGTACGACTTTGAGCCTGAGAACGACGGGGAGCTGGGCTTCCACGAGGGCGACATCATCACGCTGACCAACCAGATCGACGAGAACTGGTACGAAGGCATGCTCCACGGCCAGTCCGGCTTCTTCCCCCTCAGCTACGTGGAGGTGCTGGTGCCGCTGCCCCAGTGA
- the MPND gene encoding MPN domain-containing protein isoform X2, producing MAAPEPLSPAGGAGEEAPDEDEDEAEAEDSERPGASGGARSGGGGGGGGGGAGPGSCGGPGGALTRRAVTLRVLLKDALLEPGAGVLSIYYLGKKFVGDLQPDGRIVWQETGQVFNSPSAWATHCKKLVNPAKKSGCGWASVKYKGQKLDKYKAAWLRRNQLHIPTAAADESPASEGEEEELMMEEEEEEVLTGASAEDKSRRPPVKGPSEPVHPEATPPGKRVENKIRVPVRYCMLGSRDSARNPHTLVEVTSFAAINKFQPFNVAISSNVLFLLDFHSHLTRSQVVGYLGGRWDINSQTLTVLRAFPCRSRLGDADTAATMEEEIYQSLLLRGLSLVGWYHSHPYSPALPSLQDIDAQMEYQLRLQGSSNGFQPCLALLCSPYYSGNPGPESKISPFWVMPPPEQRPGDYGIPMDVEMAYVQDGFLTNDVLHEMMLLVEFYKGAPDLVRFQEAWNQEHTYLDKLKISLASRTPKDQGLCHVLEQVYSVLKQGS from the exons ATGGCAG CTCCGGAGCCGCTGTCCCCCGCGGGCGGCGCGGGCGAGGAGGCGCCGGATGAGGACGAGGACGAGGCGGAGGCCGAGGACTCTGAGCGGCCGGGGGCATCGGGTGGCGCGCGCAgcggcggcggaggcggcggcggtggcggcggggcCGGGCCAGGGAGCTGCGGCGGGCCGGGGGGCGCGCTCACCAGGCGCGCGGTCACGCTGCGGGTGCTCCTGAAAGACGCGCTGCTGGAGCCCGGCGCCGGGGTGCTGTCCATCTACTATCTG GGGAAGAAGTTCGTGGGAGACCTGCAGCCCGATGGGAGGATTGTGTGGCAGGAAACGGGCCAGGTGTTCAACTCACCCAGCGCCTGGGCCACCCATTGCAAGAAGCTGGTGAACCCGGCCAAGAAGTCTGGCTGTGGCTGGGCCTCTGTCAAGTACAAGGGCCAGAAACTGGACAAGTACAAGGCTGCCTGGCTCCGGCGAAACCAGCTCCATATACCTACAGCTGCCGCCGATGAG AGCCCGGCCAgcgaaggagaggaggaggagctgatgatggaggaagaggaggaggaggttcTGACAGGAGCCTCAGCGGAGGACAAGAGTCGGAGACCACCGGTGAAGGGCCCCTCGGAGCCTGTCCATCCTG AGGCCACGCCCCCAGGGAAACGGGTGGAAAACAAGATCCGGGTGCCTGTGCGCTACTGCATGCTGGGTAGTCGAGACTCTGCCAG GAACCCGCACACCCTGGTGGAAGTAACATCCTTCGCAGCTATCAACAAGTTCCAGCCGTTCAACGTGGCCATCTCTAGCAACGTGCTGTTCCTGCTG GACTTCCACAGCCACCTGACCCGCAGCCAGGTCGTGGGGTACCTGGGCGGCCGCTGGGACATCAACAGTCAGA CGCTGACGGTGCTGAGAGCCTTCCCCTGTCGGAGCCGGCTGGGGGACGCGGATACCGCGGCCACCATGGAAGAGGAG ATTTACCAGAGCCTGCTCCTGCGGGGCCTGTCCCTGGTGGGCTGGTACCATAGTCACCCGTACAGCCCGGCGCTGCCGTCGCTGCAGGACATCGACGCGCAGATGGAGTACCAGCTGCGGCTGCAGGGCTCCAGCAACGGCTTCCAGCCCTGCCTCGCCCTGCTCTGCT ccccttacTACTCTGGTAACCCGGGCCCGGAGTCCAAGATCTCGCCCTTCTGGGTGATGCCGCCCCCTGAG CAAAGGCCCGGTGACTATGGCATCCCCATGGACGTGGAAATGGCCTACGTCCAGGATGGCTTCCTGACTAACGACGTCCTTCATGAGATG ATGCTGCTGGTGGAGTTCTACAAGGGCGCCCCTGACCTCGTCAGGTTCCAGGAGGCTTGGAACCAGGAGCACACCTACCTCGACAAGCTCAAG ATCTCCCTGGCCAGCAGGACGCCCAAGGACCAGGGCCTGTGCCATGTGCTGGAGCAGGTTTACAGCGTCCTCAAGCAGGGGAGCTGA
- the MPND gene encoding MPN domain-containing protein isoform X1 — protein sequence MAAPEPLSPAGGAGEEAPDEDEDEAEAEDSERPGASGGARSGGGGGGGGGGAGPGSCGGPGGALTRRAVTLRVLLKDALLEPGAGVLSIYYLGKKFVGDLQPDGRIVWQETGQVFNSPSAWATHCKKLVNPAKKSGCGWASVKYKGQKLDKYKAAWLRRNQLHIPTAAADESPASEGEEEELMMEEEEEEVLTGASAEDKSRRPPVKGPSEPVHPEATPPGKRVENKIRVPVRYCMLGSRDSARNPHTLVEVTSFAAINKFQPFNVAISSNVLFLLDFHSHLTRSQVVGYLGGRWDINSQSGYLGPVGRGVFGAGVDVHAFSRLRAALTVLRAFPCRSRLGDADTAATMEEEIYQSLLLRGLSLVGWYHSHPYSPALPSLQDIDAQMEYQLRLQGSSNGFQPCLALLCSPYYSGNPGPESKISPFWVMPPPEQRPGDYGIPMDVEMAYVQDGFLTNDVLHEMMLLVEFYKGAPDLVRFQEAWNQEHTYLDKLKISLASRTPKDQGLCHVLEQVYSVLKQGS from the exons ATGGCAG CTCCGGAGCCGCTGTCCCCCGCGGGCGGCGCGGGCGAGGAGGCGCCGGATGAGGACGAGGACGAGGCGGAGGCCGAGGACTCTGAGCGGCCGGGGGCATCGGGTGGCGCGCGCAgcggcggcggaggcggcggcggtggcggcggggcCGGGCCAGGGAGCTGCGGCGGGCCGGGGGGCGCGCTCACCAGGCGCGCGGTCACGCTGCGGGTGCTCCTGAAAGACGCGCTGCTGGAGCCCGGCGCCGGGGTGCTGTCCATCTACTATCTG GGGAAGAAGTTCGTGGGAGACCTGCAGCCCGATGGGAGGATTGTGTGGCAGGAAACGGGCCAGGTGTTCAACTCACCCAGCGCCTGGGCCACCCATTGCAAGAAGCTGGTGAACCCGGCCAAGAAGTCTGGCTGTGGCTGGGCCTCTGTCAAGTACAAGGGCCAGAAACTGGACAAGTACAAGGCTGCCTGGCTCCGGCGAAACCAGCTCCATATACCTACAGCTGCCGCCGATGAG AGCCCGGCCAgcgaaggagaggaggaggagctgatgatggaggaagaggaggaggaggttcTGACAGGAGCCTCAGCGGAGGACAAGAGTCGGAGACCACCGGTGAAGGGCCCCTCGGAGCCTGTCCATCCTG AGGCCACGCCCCCAGGGAAACGGGTGGAAAACAAGATCCGGGTGCCTGTGCGCTACTGCATGCTGGGTAGTCGAGACTCTGCCAG GAACCCGCACACCCTGGTGGAAGTAACATCCTTCGCAGCTATCAACAAGTTCCAGCCGTTCAACGTGGCCATCTCTAGCAACGTGCTGTTCCTGCTG GACTTCCACAGCCACCTGACCCGCAGCCAGGTCGTGGGGTACCTGGGCGGCCGCTGGGACATCAACAGTCAGAGTGGGTATTTGGGGCCTGTGGGCAGGGGGGTGTTTGGGGCTGGGGTCGATGTCCACGCCTTCTCCCGCCTCCGCGCAGCGCTGACGGTGCTGAGAGCCTTCCCCTGTCGGAGCCGGCTGGGGGACGCGGATACCGCGGCCACCATGGAAGAGGAG ATTTACCAGAGCCTGCTCCTGCGGGGCCTGTCCCTGGTGGGCTGGTACCATAGTCACCCGTACAGCCCGGCGCTGCCGTCGCTGCAGGACATCGACGCGCAGATGGAGTACCAGCTGCGGCTGCAGGGCTCCAGCAACGGCTTCCAGCCCTGCCTCGCCCTGCTCTGCT ccccttacTACTCTGGTAACCCGGGCCCGGAGTCCAAGATCTCGCCCTTCTGGGTGATGCCGCCCCCTGAG CAAAGGCCCGGTGACTATGGCATCCCCATGGACGTGGAAATGGCCTACGTCCAGGATGGCTTCCTGACTAACGACGTCCTTCATGAGATG ATGCTGCTGGTGGAGTTCTACAAGGGCGCCCCTGACCTCGTCAGGTTCCAGGAGGCTTGGAACCAGGAGCACACCTACCTCGACAAGCTCAAG ATCTCCCTGGCCAGCAGGACGCCCAAGGACCAGGGCCTGTGCCATGTGCTGGAGCAGGTTTACAGCGTCCTCAAGCAGGGGAGCTGA
- the MPND gene encoding MPN domain-containing protein isoform X3 translates to MAAPEPLSPAGGAGEEAPDEDEDEAEAEDSERPGASGGARSGGGGGGGGGGAGPGSCGGPGGALTRRAVTLRVLLKDALLEPGAGVLSIYYLGKKFVGDLQPDGRIVWQETGQVFNSPSAWATHCKKLVNPAKKSGCGWASVKYKGQKLDKYKAAWLRRNQLHIPTAAADESPASEGEEEELMMEEEEEEVLTGASAEDKSRRPPVKGPSEPVHPEATPPGKRVENKIRVPVRYCMLGSRDSARNPHTLVEVTSFAAINKFQPFNVAISSNVLFLLDFHSHLTRSQVVGYLGGRWDINSQTPYYSGNPGPESKISPFWVMPPPEQRPGDYGIPMDVEMAYVQDGFLTNDVLHEMMLLVEFYKGAPDLVRFQEAWNQEHTYLDKLKISLASRTPKDQGLCHVLEQVYSVLKQGS, encoded by the exons ATGGCAG CTCCGGAGCCGCTGTCCCCCGCGGGCGGCGCGGGCGAGGAGGCGCCGGATGAGGACGAGGACGAGGCGGAGGCCGAGGACTCTGAGCGGCCGGGGGCATCGGGTGGCGCGCGCAgcggcggcggaggcggcggcggtggcggcggggcCGGGCCAGGGAGCTGCGGCGGGCCGGGGGGCGCGCTCACCAGGCGCGCGGTCACGCTGCGGGTGCTCCTGAAAGACGCGCTGCTGGAGCCCGGCGCCGGGGTGCTGTCCATCTACTATCTG GGGAAGAAGTTCGTGGGAGACCTGCAGCCCGATGGGAGGATTGTGTGGCAGGAAACGGGCCAGGTGTTCAACTCACCCAGCGCCTGGGCCACCCATTGCAAGAAGCTGGTGAACCCGGCCAAGAAGTCTGGCTGTGGCTGGGCCTCTGTCAAGTACAAGGGCCAGAAACTGGACAAGTACAAGGCTGCCTGGCTCCGGCGAAACCAGCTCCATATACCTACAGCTGCCGCCGATGAG AGCCCGGCCAgcgaaggagaggaggaggagctgatgatggaggaagaggaggaggaggttcTGACAGGAGCCTCAGCGGAGGACAAGAGTCGGAGACCACCGGTGAAGGGCCCCTCGGAGCCTGTCCATCCTG AGGCCACGCCCCCAGGGAAACGGGTGGAAAACAAGATCCGGGTGCCTGTGCGCTACTGCATGCTGGGTAGTCGAGACTCTGCCAG GAACCCGCACACCCTGGTGGAAGTAACATCCTTCGCAGCTATCAACAAGTTCCAGCCGTTCAACGTGGCCATCTCTAGCAACGTGCTGTTCCTGCTG GACTTCCACAGCCACCTGACCCGCAGCCAGGTCGTGGGGTACCTGGGCGGCCGCTGGGACATCAACAGTCAGA ccccttacTACTCTGGTAACCCGGGCCCGGAGTCCAAGATCTCGCCCTTCTGGGTGATGCCGCCCCCTGAG CAAAGGCCCGGTGACTATGGCATCCCCATGGACGTGGAAATGGCCTACGTCCAGGATGGCTTCCTGACTAACGACGTCCTTCATGAGATG ATGCTGCTGGTGGAGTTCTACAAGGGCGCCCCTGACCTCGTCAGGTTCCAGGAGGCTTGGAACCAGGAGCACACCTACCTCGACAAGCTCAAG ATCTCCCTGGCCAGCAGGACGCCCAAGGACCAGGGCCTGTGCCATGTGCTGGAGCAGGTTTACAGCGTCCTCAAGCAGGGGAGCTGA